In Antennarius striatus isolate MH-2024 chromosome 20, ASM4005453v1, whole genome shotgun sequence, the genomic window GTTGTAAACTGTTGAAGTTGTACGCAGCACGAGTACAGTGTTGTCTAGTCCTCCATAGAACTTGTATCCCTCCTTGAAGTCTGTGTCATAATGCCTTCTCAGAGGGATAGCCATCGTCATCTCAAAAATACAGAGTGCGTTTTTGTAATGCACAGGTTTGTCTGTATCAAAGTAGCTGTAAAGGTCAACAAACGTGGCAATTTCAGGACAGTCAACTCCAGGTGCCAGCTCAAAGGTTGATGTGCCCATTGCCCAGCCGGCATCTATATACTTTGTTTGCATGCCAGCAGGAGTATCACCGGCGTAGAAGGCAATTGCTTCTTGGAGGCTGATCTCATAGGCAATCCTTTCTCCATTGAAACGGAGGTCAAAGATTTGAGCACCAGCTGTACTACGAACTCCATAGGAAAAAGACCACCCAGCATATTCAACAAAATTCTGGTCAATGTGATAGCGATGCCCTTGGGGCTCTACAAGCTTTGGCCCGTTTATGTTGGTGGGAGGGTAGAGGGTTCCCCGGGGAATATAGGTGGAGTACAAGTCACCATTGTCTGGATCGGGCAGTTTGGCCATTTCTATATCTCCTGACTCATATTTTTCTAAGAGTTCTTCAACACTGTCAAAGTACATGCTGTTGTACCAGACCTTCTCAACTGTCCATTTTTGTGGATCCAGGTCTTTGTGGTTGACCATCATCTCAAACCCAATGGGGTGGATGTAGAAACCATCTTCAAACTTCTGTAAAATTAGCCAGCTCTTCCTTTCAAATGGACCATCCCCACGAGGTGCTACGTCTGAGTATGTCAGACAGCGATCAGTGCAGTTTATAAAGGAATACCCTGTGGCCTCAAACAGGAATTTATCGACTTTAgatgtcattttcttaacaaatTTAGTGAGATGGTGATACTCTGCAATTGTCGTAGGCCTTGAATCAAAGTTGGTATGTTTACCccctttaaatgttttgataaTATGGGACTTTGGGGATGGCAATGGACTCACAATGTACTCAGTGATGTTGGGCTTGTCCTGATTTCCAAATTGGACGATCACACGGGCTTCACGTGGGGGTTTGGCCTGTCCACGGTCCAGAGCTCTCAGGGCTTCGTGCTTTCGTGGCAGATGAAGTTCCATTAGTAGGATGCTGTTTTTCTTCAGGGTCATGCTACTAGCATCAGTGAGTTGCATCTCTGGGATTGCATGCAGGTAGCTCCGCACTGCTTTCATTTCACGTACTGTGAGGTCAGCAAACATTGGGGCACCATGATGAGACCAGTCTCTTGATCTGGAAGCACTGCAGCCGCCCAAGCAGACCAGTAGCAGCACACACAGAAGCTTCATGGCTGTATTACAAAGAGCAAGGAATAGAAAGCTAGAATTTAGTGGTGCAACAGAAAACCTGAACACAGTAAAGTTGAAAgttgatatttttaaataaaattttagagTAGGCAACAAGATAGCCCATGTCATTAAAGCAGATAGAACAAGACATACATACAACAACGTTCAAACCTGGTGAATAAAAGGCTAGTTTGAAAATATAAGTTTTGTTGGAAACACTGCTGCTGCAACGAGTTAGGTGATAGCTTTACAAAACTATACAAGATAAAAGGTTAAGTAAACAAAAGAGAAGGGCAAAGTCAACTTGGCACTGGTGATAGGTGTCATTTGGATTGACATTGTAACCTATTGCAAGTTTACAATGCTCAGTTCAACAAGACACTGCTTAAAACATTAGCTATTGGGATACCTTGGCAGGTGTTAGGAGAGATTAGTTTCAACCTCTACCTCCACATCACACTTTACGTTCCCAACTTGTGTGCATCAATTAATTGTTGTTTAATGGCACTAAATGTAGCCTTTTTTCACCCCTGGATTGAGTGATGCGCAGCCTAGCAGAGTAGAAAAGAAGTGGTTGTAGTCCACACTTGTACAGTTTGGATTGGATGTTTCTATATTCCACCAGTTGCTGCTCAAGCACAGTGTGCCCTAAAGCTGCTCACTTGTGGGCACATCTGGCCCGAGCTGCACCCCACTCTTCCTCCCACTTTATATTCTGCATGGGCAAAGGCCCCTTTGTACGTGGTTGTGTCTGCTTTTTAGGGGCCTGTATAAACGCatgtattttcatatttatgcaTGACAATAATCAgtaaatgagtttaaaaaaatattgtccccaagtgggattaataaagtacatttcttaaTCCTTCTCCTTCTAGTCCTCTGCGAAACCAATGCTGTGAACCCTGGTAGGTTCACTTCTCTCTTTCCCAGTGTTCCCAGACTATGGCATACTTAATTAGGAAGTGATGCAGGTGGAGCATACCAGGAACGGTCTGTCCCCCGGCTTGGACTTGGTCGTTGGACTACAGTGCACTCAGAATTTCTGGAGGGGATGGATGTAGCTCCCTTCCATAGACCTCAGTGAGTCGTTCTGAGAAGAACTGTGAGAGGCTTCTGTTTTCAGTAGACTGGCAGACCAAGAATGCCAGTGTTTCACTTCCTACTACGTCCCTTTAGGTCAGAACATTGAGCTGCTTGTTTAGAGACATTATCAAGTTAAATTTTGCACACAGCCTCAAAGTCCTGCAGACCTTGATTGGCTTCTTCAAAAAATAAGTGCAGTGAGGATATTCAGTgaggattgaattagtgagtgagtgagtgagtgagtgagtgagtgagtgagtgagtgagtgagtgagtgagtgagtgagtgagtgagtgagtgagtgagtgaatggaATTTAACTGGGGGTATAATATTCATTATTCAGGGTTAGCGATAAACTTTACTGAAGGTCAATGGGAGCTCAAGCTTTTCATGTAGACTCCAATAGCACCAAATCCAGAGACTTACTTCTACGTTATTAATGCCATTTGTCACAATACTTTTCATATACCTAATaaagtctttgtgtttttatgcagcTCTATATGAATACCAAAGATAGAAGATGAAGCTACTGTACCTTTAGCTGTCTTCCTGCTTTAAGCACCCCcttgaaaaatttgttgaatCACACCAGCTCTTCTGCTTCAGCACAACTCATATGGGGACGGTGATCTATGGACTGTTGCTTATAATTAATCTCCCACGTGACAGTGACGAAGCTGATTGGCCAACAGCGGACTGTAAATGTGTTGAAATAATAGGGGCAATGTTCAATTATCCTTCAAATAAACTATATAATGTAACAATTTGTAGAGTGCAATCTATTTCTTATCTGTCCAGTACAGGTAGGAAATTTCGATTAAGTAATGTGAAATGTTTGGAGCCCAAATTTTAAGCCTGTTGGCTTCTTTTTAATACATAGTGTGTGGCCCATCTGCTGTTTATGGACCTTTCAGATTATGATTGTCTAAAGTTGGGATGGTCCTCATCGGTCTCTTTCAGGTTTAGAGATAAGAAACTGTTCCTATCTTATCAGAGTAACTTAACCCATTTTTCTCTGTGTGATGGTCTTAGTGGGGATGGGTGTAGTTACCTCTCAGGTGTgtaattttgtttattattgagattttttcttctgtttgtgcattacatattttaataaaggATATTATGACAAATGAAACTCAACTCAGGctcttaaataataataaaataatatctcaAAGCGAGTTTTTTCACTATAATGCAACACAATAGTAACGCATTAGACTCATTTGTCATTGATTATTGAATCAGCaccttatttttttctcacatagATTTATAAATGTTATTGTCTGAATGAACTCGTCAAGCCACTTAACAAATCATGTAAAAAGAAAGATGGTAGGTCTAATGAAGATAGTAGCATCAAAGTCAAACTCTAAAGAGTTAACATGATTATTGataatgaaatgatctggcATTGACAGGATAAGAGCTCTGGTCCAACCCATAACTCCCTACTTTCTTGCAGAGCTGAATAGATCACTGATGAATCATGCAAAATGTTCACTTTGTAGGGAATGTAGAAAGCGTTTCAAAATATGTGAATTTAGCCATTTTTAAAAGTACACAGTCAATGATCCGTTAAAAGTAACAGTAATGAGTCCTTTAAACAAAGTGACTTAACCATAATACTCACCAGCAATGTCCAGGTCCACCTTATAATGGATGAGATGGGTATGCAGATTACCCAGCACATAATGGTACACTTTGTTGCCATAGTGAAGTCCATTTGGTGTAAAAAAAGTGGAATGGATGTAGCCTGTAGCACTGACTTTTACCTCCATCACTCCATTCTGATAGAAGAGGAAGTCCCAGATGTAGTCGTAGTTGTAAACTGTTGAAGTTGTACGCAGCACAAGTACAGTGTTGTCTAGTCCTCCATAGAACTTGTATCCCTCCTTGAAGTCTGTGTCATAATGCCTTCTCAGAGGGATAGCCATCGTCATCTCAAAAATACAGAGTGCGTTTTTGTAATGCACAGGTTTGTCTGTATCAAAGTAGCTGTAAAGGTCAACAAACGTGGCAATTTCAGGACAGTCAACTCCAGGTGCCAGCTCAAAGGTTGATGTGCCCATTGCCCAGCCGGCATCTATATACTTTGTTTGCATGCCAGCAGGAGTATCACCGGCGTAGAAGGCAATTGCTTCTTGGAGGCTGATCTCATAGGCAATCCTTTCTCCATTGAAACGGAGGTCAAAGATTTGAGCACCAGCTGTACTACGAACTCCATAGGAAAAAGACCACCCAGCATATTCAACAAAATTCTGGTCAATGTGATAGCGATGCCCTTGGGGCTCTACAAGCTTTGGCCCGTTTATGTTGGTGGGAGGGTAGAGGGTTCCCCGGGGAATATAGGTGGAGTACAAGTCACCATTGTCTGGATCGGGCAGTTTGGCCATTTCTATATCTCCTGATTCATATTTTTCTAAGAGTTCTTCAACACTGTCAAAGTACATGCTGTTGTACCAGACCTTCTCAACTGTCCATTTTTGTGGATCCAGGTCTTGGTGGATGGACACTACCTTGACAGCCAGCAATTAGGTGAAGGAATACATATCTTCACTTGTCAAATTGGGAACGGCTTCAGAGAAAATTTCGGAATCCAATATTGTTTTGGTACAACTACACACTCAACATTAATTTTAGTGACTTCCGGTGTCATTACTGCCGACATGAATTCCCATCTGACTAAATTTAGTCTACTCTCTGCTTGCACATTGACATTTGATACACAACACTATGCATGATGGTTGCTGGTGCAGattgtttcatatttctcaAAATGGAGCTGCCAGTGGTCAAGGTGGACAATCATCCTCCAGGAGTCGGGGTCTCCtccaggtttctgcctgttaaaaggaaATTTTTTCTCACCATTGTTTGCTCCTGGAGGATTCTGTTGATTTTCTGTAAACAGGTAAAATGCCACGAGATGACTTCtgtcaataaaatacattaaagtacattacatttacatacatataaataaaatgggATTGTGGGCTTTGGTTTTGGCCTTTGCTTCTTTGGACAGTAATCAATCTTAAAGTGGGAAAGGCAACAAAAAGAGGaagcactgaaaaaaaacaaaaaaaaacaatgaaaaacctgaacctgaaaatgaaccttcaaacaaaaaaattaacagatttGATAACCTAATACCATGACTGTGTTCTCCCTACAAATTTGATGAAGCAGATAatctaaaacatattttaaaatatctcaTGCTCAGAATAAATCAAAACTTTAAATTGTACAATCAAATTTCAGCtcctgaaaaaagagaaaaactgtcattttttgttaaagaagcataaaaaatattattattgattatttatataAATTCCAATCAATGTAAAGAAGATGTTAGACATGAtctgtaattaaataaaatatactccTTTACTTTAATATACAAATATAATTCTAAAAGGCCTGCACTATTCCTGAAAaagtctgtctttctttcttccttcttgGAAGTCATGTTCAGCTCCAATATATAAAGCTGCCCTTCACCTGAGGGAAAAGTGGTCTACTACAGCAAACCCTCCCTTTCATTGCAACCGTGTCCTTTTCTGGCATAAAAAGTTCTGCGACAGAGGTCACAGAAGATTATTTAAAAGGTATTCATGACACAATTTTCCCAGTCATTGTTAATTTGCTCTTTTTAAGTACCTGAGACAGAAACCAACGTACTGTCAGAAACTGTCTGCGTGATTATTCAAAAGCTGGATTgcatgtaattaattaatcactCCTTGCGCCTTAAAGACGGATTAATGTGATTCAGTTAAAGAAAATATATGACATGGTGTGAGCAAACACATATTAGTGTAAAGATGCAATATAAGgattctccctcctcctcttttttgtCCACATCTCTTGATCACTATATAGTGATGCAGTCAGTTTATTAGTTTACTCCTTATTCATATAAGGATGGCCGAGCCAATCGTAACCCACTGCTTCTCTTTCATCATTAAACCAACTCCTCGTATCATCAGCAgctgtttcttcctcttttctgagCTCAAGCTGAGGTGTAGCATGGTGACAGCTGTGTTTGAGCCCCCCATTGAAGGGTTG contains:
- the aoc1 gene encoding diamine oxidase [copper-containing]; the encoded protein is MKLLCVLLLVCLGGCSASRSRDWSHHGAPMFADLTVREMKAVRSYLHAIPEMQLTDASSMTLKKNSILLMELHLPRKHEALRALDRGQAKPPREARVIVQFGNQDKPNITEYIVSPLPSPKSHIIKTFKGGKHTNFDSRPTTIAEYHHLTKFVKKMTSKVDKFLFEATGYSFINCTDRCLTYSDVAPRGDGPFERKSWLILQKFEDGFYIHPIGFEMMVNHKDLDPQKWTVEKVWYNSMYFDSVEELLEKYESGDIEMAKLPDPDNGDLYSTYIPRGTLYPPTNINGPKLVEPQGHRYHIDQNFVEYAGWSFSYGVRSTAGAQIFDLRFNGERIAYEISLQEAIAFYAGDTPAGMQTKYIDAGWAMGTSTFELAPGVDCPEIATFVDLYSYFDTDKPVHYKNALCIFEMTMAIPLRRHYDTDFKEGYKFYGGLDNTVLVLRTTSTVYNYDYIWDFLFYQNGVMEVKVSATGYIHSTFFTPNGLHYGNKVYHYVLGNLHTHLIHYKVDLDIAGRENSFETLDLKFVNVTKPWSPNHNVVQSRLHRTEHKTERSAAYRFGKKFPRYVSFTNPNEKNKWGHQKSYRIQFNSHAHSVLPRGWREENGISWSRYPLAVTRHKDSERTSSSIYTQNNPWDPVVCFEDYIRNNEDIINQDLVAWVTVGFLHVPHSEDIPNTATPGNAVGFFLRPFNFFDEDPSMASRSAILIQPGGDGKAKVHRWTPDITGSCVTHKPFFYNGTHAGV